A single Phoenix dactylifera cultivar Barhee BC4 chromosome 1, palm_55x_up_171113_PBpolish2nd_filt_p, whole genome shotgun sequence DNA region contains:
- the LOC120111460 gene encoding inositol polyphosphate multikinase beta-like: MHSGGGENGKKALERVDLVVRVVSHMKKTLESRLAPSLVTIFVPPHVRAFFPGFHGTQLLPASDGSGPHPHLILDDLAAGLRRPSLIDIKISARTWYPSAPDDYVRKCLKKDRDTTSLALGFCISGVRIHQGGNAGFWRPDREAVRRFTAEDVKRALRQFVSSNPASDPGPPDCAFASAVYGRSDGVLAQLLELKAWFEDQMLFHFYSVSVLVMYAREEVEARRAGGGVRVKLVDFAHVMEGNGVIDHNFLGGLCSLIKFISEILTDPDECLAEPNKTHLSFENGS, from the exons ATGCACTCAGGTGGAGGAGAAAATGGGAAGAAGGCACTGGAGCGGGTGGATCTTGTTGTTAGAGTAGTCTCACACATGAA GAAAACCCTTGAATCGCGACTCGCTCCGTCGCTCGTCACCATTTTCGTCCCTCCCCACGTCCGCGCCTTCTTCCCGGGCTTCCACGGCACCCAGCTCCTCCCCGCCTCCGACGGCTCCGGCCCGCACCCGCACCTCATCCTCGACGACCTCGccgccggcctccgccgcccGTCCCTCATCGACATCAAGATTAGCGCGCGTACCTGGTACCCCTCCGCCCCCGACGACTACGTCCGCAAATGCCTCAAGAAGGACCGCGACACCACCAGCCTCGCCCTCGGCTTCTGCATCTCCGGCGTGCGGATCCACCAGGGCGGCAACGCCGGCTTCTGGCGGCCCGATCGCGAGGCCGTCCGGCGGTTCACCGCGGAGGACGTCAAGCGAGCGCTCCGGCAGTTCGTGTCCTCGAATCCGGCGTCGGATCCGGGCCCGCCGGACTGCGCCTTCGCCTCCGCTGTGTACGGCCGGTCGGACGGGGTTCTGGCGCAGCTGCTGGAGCTCAAGGCGTGGTTCGAGGACCAGATGCTGTTCCACTTCTACTCGGTGTCGGTGCTGGTGATGTACGCGAGGGAGGAGGTCGAGGCCAGGAGGGCCGGCGGCGGGGTTAGGGTTAAGCTCGTGGATTTCGCTCATGTGATGGAGGGGAATGGGGTTATCGACCACAATTTCTTGGGGGGGCTCTGCTCGCTGATCAAGTTCATCTCGGAGATCCTCACCGACCCGGATGAGTGCTTGGCCGAACCCAACAAGACGCACTTGAGCTTCGAGAATGGGAGCTGA